The Gossypium hirsutum isolate 1008001.06 chromosome D07, Gossypium_hirsutum_v2.1, whole genome shotgun sequence genome includes the window GCTGTGAGTAAGATCAAGATTAAAAAAAATGGCGATAATGTCAATCAATATAAGAAAGGGTGAAAGCAGGGCATGGGAACAAAACTTGGTGCTGACCAATCACCATGCAAAATGAGGTTAGTTGCCCTGTTTATTAAATGGGTTTTCTTAAACTGGTCTGTGTCTTGggattgtgtttttatttattaataactCATCACTCAACAAAATGAAAATCCTAAAGCATGAGTTATAAAATAGTTCCACTGGTTTGACTTGTAGGAAAAATTTTGGAGCAGCTACACCaaaataaaacatgcattcacaGCAATATGAAGCTAATTGCTCTTTCTTTCTCAAACTTTCATGtacaaagtaataaataataatacgaAAGGGTTGAAGAGTCTGATGGGAGATATGTTGTGCAAAGTTGAGTATATTGTACACATCGAGTGTGATAATGAAAATGCTCTTAAACTTGCTTCCAATTCTACCTTTTATGTTCTtagtgtttatttatttttttaatttaatatcttaaatattatatatatattaatatttattaaacgaaaaaatttatatgaaatctATTAATAAAATAAGGATTTAATGATGAAAATGCTAATTGTCCAAATATATAGAGAAGagtaaaaatggtttaatttaatttattgtaaGTGGAAGATTTGATTTTCCACAGCTGCCGTGTAAAACTATGACTGTATTGTCACACGGTATTAAATATCGACTTCGGTGAATACAGAAACAAGCAAACAACGTTGATTGGTTTGTCCGAGAGACCAAACTGACCCATTGTGACGCCGTGACGTTTTCATTTTGCGGGTTGCGGTGCGGCATCCTATTTACAAgctttcgtttttcttttttttttttcttgttctgGGTATTTTACTATTATGGTCTGGAATGGTTTTGATAGACTCCCTCTTTTCTTCGGTTCTCCATCCCTTAATAAAAACAGTAGTAGCAGAAGAATAGAAAAAacgtttttttctttctcttgttttATTAGATCCTAGGTTCTTCTTCTGTGTTGTCTCAGGTATGGCTTAAACTTTAGTTTTCTGTTGGAATTTTAGACGGTATTGTTTCTTTTTTCTACATGGAGAGGGGGGGGGGTTCTATGTCTGTGGATTCTTATTAGAGATTAGATAGAAAACGTGCTTTTGTGCTGAATTATGGTTTGTATTTAGGTTGTTAGTTTAGGCTGTAAATTATGGGTTCAGAGGTCAATTCCATAAACGATTTCAAGTTCCACAATGGGTTTAGCATGTCTTATTCAAATGGATACCCTAAATCCGAGATTTCTAATGGGATTATATCAAATGACCCATCTTTAGATTTAAGCTCTGTAGGTGCCCCATTTTTACCTTCTCTTGGTTTGAATAATTCTAGCACTTATGCTTCATTTTTTAGCACAGACAAAGAGGGAGATTCTTCATCTCCTTCTGATGACGGTGACTTCTCCGACACTGTTCTCAAATACATAAGCCAGGTGCTTTTGGAAGAGGACATGGAAGAGAAGCCCTGTCTGTTCCATGATTCGTTGGCACTTCAAGCTGCCGAAAAATCGCTTTATGAAGTTCTTGGTGAGAGCTATCCTCCTCGCAATCGAGCCCCTCTTTGTAGTGGCCATAGTGTTGAGAGCAGCCCTGATGACTGTTCTTTCCGTACGTCCGGTGATCATAGCACTTATGCTGGTTCTAGTTCCAATACTAGCAAGTCTATTGATTCTCGGTGGAATGGTGATTTGGGGGAAAACAATGACAAGCCGTCTTTATTCGAAGCAAGTGTTCCTGATAACTTTGTTTTTCAGTCTTCTGTGAATTCCTTTTCACAGTCTTCAGCTAGTTTTCAAAAAGGTACTGCTAATAATGGGAAAGGGTTGGTGGGATCTAATTCGAATGAGCTTGCTATTCCAAATTATTTTAGTGAGAGTGAATTGGCATTGCACTTCAAGAAGGGGGTTGAGGAAGCTAGTAAGTTCCTACCCAAAGGTAATCAGCTGACTTTCGATTTCAAGAGCAATGCATGGACTGCAGAGTTGAATCAGAAGGCTCCAGTGACGGTAGTCGAAATGGAGAGTGACTGGAAGGAGTATTCACCACATCGGTTGACAGGAAAGAAGAATCATGATCGAGAAGATGAAGATTTTGAAGAAGGGAGGAATAACAAACAGTCAGCGGTTTCTGGGGATGAAAGTGAGCTGTCTGACATGTTTGATAAGGTGCTCATTTGTGCTGGAAGAAATGAAAAATCTCCTGCTTGTGGTGCTGATGAAACTCCACGCAATGGACCAAGCAAATTGCAGCCAAAGGAGCAAATAAATGGATCCGGGAAGGCTCGTGGCAAGAAACAGGGTAAGAAGAAAGAAGTAGTGGATTTGAGGACTCTCCTGATTTTATGTGCACAAGCAGTCTCAGGAGATGATGGTGCGACTGCTAAGGAACTGATAAAGCAGATTAGGCAGCATTCTTCACCCACTGGTGATGGCTCTCAGAGATTAGCtcagtgctttgtcgatgcccttGAAGCACGCTTAGCTGGGACTGGAACTCATATTTATTCCTCTCTGGCTGTGAAAAGAACTTCAGCTGCTGATATGTTGAAAGCTTACCAAGTTTATTTATCTGCCTGCCCTTTCATGAAGATGGCAATATTTTTCGCAAACAACACTATTTTTAAGGTAGCAGAGAAAGCAACGACACTCCATGTGATAGACTTTggtattttttatggttttcagTGGCCAGCTCTAATCCACTGCCTTGCAAACAGACCTGGTGGTCCTCCAAAATTACGAATTACGGGAATAGAGTTTCCCAGGCCTGGCTTCAGGCCTGCTGAGGCTGTCCAAGAGACCGGCCATCGCTTGGCAAGGTATTGTGAGCGTTATAATGTTCCATTTGAGTTCAATGCTGTTGCACAGAAATGGGAGACAATCCAAACTGAAGACCTCAAGATTAATTCCAATGATGTTATTGCTGTGAATTGCCTGTTTCGATTTAAGAACCTACTAGATGAGACAGTAGTGTTGAACAGTCCAAGGGATATCGTTCTAAACTTGATCCGGAAGATAAATCCTGATATTTTCGTTCATAGCATTGTTAATGGGTCCTACAACGCCCCTTTTTTTGTGACACGGTTCCGGGAGGCACTCTTCCATTTCTCTGCACTATTTGACATGTCCGAGACAAATATCTCTCAAGAAGATAACTTGAGGTCCATGCTCGAGCAAAAGTTTTACGGGCAAGAAATAATGAATATTGTAGCATGCGAAGGCACAGAAAGAGTAGAAAGACCGGAGGCATACAAACAATGGCAGGTTCGTAGTGTGAGGGCTGGATTTACACAGCTTCCATTAGACCCTGAACTCATGAAGAAAGTTAGAGGAAAGGTGAAGGAGTGCTACCACAGTGATTTTATGGTGGACGTGGATGGGCGGTGGATGTTGCAGGGATGGAAGGGTCGGATTATCTACGCGTCTTCTGCTTGGGTACCCGCATCTTATCCAGTTTAAAAGGCAAGCTATAACGAGAGCATCGTTCAAGCCAGGTATTGACATCAATCTTTAGGATGACCTAtcagaaaattttgtttttacctCAGAATGAAGTAGCAGTGGCTTGTATTGATTACATTTAATGCTCCTTAACATGATGGTGTAACATGCTACATAGCTTTTGTAGATTGTGCCTTCGGCTCATTTGACCTACTCTTGTACTCTAATCTAGTTAGTGCAGTGCCACTTCATAGATTATGCAAGGACTACTGGTTTATCCATAATCCATGGCCTTGCTTCGTACAGCATTGAATACGTGCCAAATGGCTAACTTTTTTCTAGAACATCATAATCGAAAAGAAACAAACAGGGCGGTGGGGGTtcattaatttacataaatatgagGTTAAGCAAAGTCCAATACAGCTTTGACAAACCGCAGGGCAGGTGGTATCTTCTCCTTAATGTTGACAAAGGCAAAGTTAAATCAATCCATAGACTATGTTTCTTTCAATAACAAAGGCTTAGCTAATTTcttgggtttttttattttatttttttatttaccaaatttcaCTATCAATACGCCACTAAGGTTAATTTATGTCACAATTTCTGCTGTAAGCAAAGACAACTAACCCAAAAACAAATACTAATTGAATAGATAATATAACCATGTTAATACCCAAtttgtatgtaagtttgtatgatttGACACCTTGAATACCAAACACTATTGCTAATCATGAATTATTTTGAAGTGCATGGAATGTTCAATGTACCAGGCGATATGGGGTGATTGGCATATAATTTAATGCAATATTTTATGTACTAATCAACCAAAGGTAGCATCTTTCCATAGTCACTATAATAATTGGTTACTAAAGCAAAcaaaatgaatttaatttgatGAGTGAGGATTATTTTAAAGCTTACCACCCATTTTTAAAGCTTAGCGCTCtcattgaaatattaaattatataaaagggTAAATTTGTCTAAAAAGTATTTAGTTagtatttgacttttttttttacttagttggTACTTAAATTTGTATTTCGTCACATACATTGCTCCAATTTGTTaacaacattaattttttaagggTTAACATGTAGTTTGCCCTCTAAACTTGTCCAAAAGTATTTAGTTCGCACATGAACTTGtctaaaaaattatacttttttttaaattcattgctatttttttaaaagtttttaattttttttaatttatgtccgTCATGTGTCATTCTAAGAGGGTACCACATGTAAGTATAGGATTGACCATCAATGTCATATCAGCACAAACTAACGGTGCTAGAATAGAGGTACCAACCTAGGTAACGGAATACAAGTTTAGGTATCAACTAGGTACAAAAGAAAATTCAGATATCAATTAGGTATTTTTGGACAAGTTCAGGGGTAATTACATATTAACCCTCAACTGCGCGCACTGGAGTTGATaatcaacataaaaaaaatcaataataggGCGATATATTGCAAGTGTGACAGATCGAgttgtaatatttttagtgataCAATAGAACACTGGAATATTCCAAGAATCGAACCCAAGAGAGTTCGAGGACAAAGTGATTCCTAATTGACAAGTATGCAACAAAGAAGTCTAGCTAACTACTCATTAAGTTCTATATTACGACAATTCATTATCAGGGTTAATTAAGCTAAGTACCTACTTAACAGTAaggaggaccaaattgtaaaacaaaaaaatttaaacaattaacaattcaaaAAAAAGTGGTCGGTTGACTTCCATATTGTTGATTAGTCTTTGGATTAGGGATCTAAAAAGTTTAAACTTCTAATCAgctcaattttaccaaattagactATTTAGTTTggtttatctctcaacctcaccaAACTAACTCAGTATAAACGAATTGATGCTTAATAAGATCTCCTCTCGATCTCACCCATCTATATGTCCCCTTAGAGGCATCAATTCTAAGTTTTGAAAGTTATTCAATGTAGTctagtttttacaatttaatctttataccaAAAACTAACCAAACCATTAACCAGCCACCATAAACTTAGTCACctaacatcatttccatacaaAAAATAGTCCAATAAACAATCAAAGCATACATTAGATTAAGCACAAAAGTAGGGTTTAAAAAGCTTAGTGATTTCTTGATGGTTGCTTAGAAGAGACAATGTTGACAACAGTGGAGGTCACAAATACTATCAAAGAACATGTTTTTAACTATAAAAAAGAAATAGAGCTGAGCTATATTAAATTTTATGGATTAAAATGATAATACAAAGAAGGTTTGAGTACTAAACAACAATTAAGACAAAACTACAATAAAACTAACAAACTACCAActaacacaactaaaaaccagaAAAGTTTAgaactaaaccctaaaaatatgaagaagaagacaattaaaaagctaaaaagatgaaagaaaagtaaAACTAAACAACCTCTTAGTTCTCAGCCAAAAGTAACTTTTAACTTCTTATTACAAGCTAATATTTTGAACCAAAATGCCTTTGGATGTATTTTGATTGGTGTTGGTGCTAGACAAAAACTACCTTTGCAGTCAATTTTGCTCCTCGTTATGTAGCGACATCGTGATACGCAGGCTCTAGTGTTGCAATACCCAAGACAATATTGAAATTGAAAGTTTTGGGGGTCTCGATGTCGTGATACCCACTCTTGGCATCGCAATATCACTATAGTTAGTCTCAATTTTCTTCACTTCAGCATTGTCAAGGGTATCACGGCTTTCATGCCTCAGTGTCGTGATACCCCCTCTAAATGATGATTTCTTCAAGTTTGGGCCCTTATCGACTTTCTACACCATTCAATCATATTGTTGGGTCTCCCATGGCACCATTTGGTCAATTTGGGTGTCAAAAGAgcataaaactaataaaaataatttattaacaacaaAAACTACAAAtcgacaaaaataaataaaagacacctaaattgcttgagaataaaCTCCTCTTATGTAATGGAGAGcctaatttaacatattaaattaCGACAAATTACTTATATAAAACTCATCGAAGAAAGAATGCAAGTTCAAAGGAATGAACATCTAGAAATCTTGAACATGAATTGACATGGAAGAtattaaaaagatttaaattaaattttaagtgaGATAGTAAAAGGTTTATATacaaaatttcattattcatGGGTTCTATTGTTGGATATATGGTTTATTTTTAGTaat containing:
- the LOC107956634 gene encoding scarecrow-like protein 33 isoform X1, encoding MGSEVNSINDFKFHNGFSMSYSNGYPKSEISNGIISNDPSLDLSSVGAPFLPSLGLNNSSTYASFFSTDKEGDSSSPSDDGDFSDTVLKYISQVLLEEDMEEKPCLFHDSLALQAAEKSLYEVLGESYPPRNRAPLCSGHSVESSPDDCSFRTSGDHSTYAGSSSNTSKSIDSRWNGDLGENNDKPSLFEASVPDNFVFQSSVNSFSQSSASFQKGTANNGKGLVGSNSNELAIPNYFSESELALHFKKGVEEASKFLPKGNQLTFDFKSNAWTAELNQKAPVTVVEMESDWKEYSPHRLTGKKNHDREDEDFEEGRNNKQSAVSGDESELSDMFDKVLICAGRNEKSPACGADETPRNGPSKLQPKEQINGSGKARGKKQGKKKEVVDLRTLLILCAQAVSGDDGATAKELIKQIRQHSSPTGDGSQRLAQCFVDALEARLAGTGTHIYSSLAVKRTSAADMLKAYQVYLSACPFMKMAIFFANNTIFKVAEKATTLHVIDFGIFYGFQWPALIHCLANRPGGPPKLRITGIEFPRPGFRPAEAVQETGHRLARYCERYNVPFEFNAVAQKWETIQTEDLKINSNDVIAVNCLFRFKNLLDETVVLNSPRDIVLNLIRKINPDIFVHSIVNGSYNAPFFVTRFREALFHFSALFDMSETNISQEDNLRSMLEQKFYGQEIMNIVACEGTERVERPEAYKQWQVRSVRAGFTQLPLDPELMKKVRGKVKECYHSDFMVDVDGRWMLQGWKGRIIYASSAWVPASYPV
- the LOC107956634 gene encoding scarecrow-like protein 14 isoform X2 translates to MEEKPCLFHDSLALQAAEKSLYEVLGESYPPRNRAPLCSGHSVESSPDDCSFRTSGDHSTYAGSSSNTSKSIDSRWNGDLGENNDKPSLFEASVPDNFVFQSSVNSFSQSSASFQKGTANNGKGLVGSNSNELAIPNYFSESELALHFKKGVEEASKFLPKGNQLTFDFKSNAWTAELNQKAPVTVVEMESDWKEYSPHRLTGKKNHDREDEDFEEGRNNKQSAVSGDESELSDMFDKVLICAGRNEKSPACGADETPRNGPSKLQPKEQINGSGKARGKKQGKKKEVVDLRTLLILCAQAVSGDDGATAKELIKQIRQHSSPTGDGSQRLAQCFVDALEARLAGTGTHIYSSLAVKRTSAADMLKAYQVYLSACPFMKMAIFFANNTIFKVAEKATTLHVIDFGIFYGFQWPALIHCLANRPGGPPKLRITGIEFPRPGFRPAEAVQETGHRLARYCERYNVPFEFNAVAQKWETIQTEDLKINSNDVIAVNCLFRFKNLLDETVVLNSPRDIVLNLIRKINPDIFVHSIVNGSYNAPFFVTRFREALFHFSALFDMSETNISQEDNLRSMLEQKFYGQEIMNIVACEGTERVERPEAYKQWQVRSVRAGFTQLPLDPELMKKVRGKVKECYHSDFMVDVDGRWMLQGWKGRIIYASSAWVPASYPV